The following proteins are co-located in the Fusobacterium sp. IOR10 genome:
- a CDS encoding solute:sodium symporter family transporter — MFTVISFLFFTFLVAFFSYRICKGEDTETNDGYFLGGRDLTGVFIAGSLMLTNLSSEQIIGQNGISYSSSISVIAYEIGAAVTLVLFALIFLPKYLRAGITTVPDFLEERFDGGFRKIISMVFVVSYVLTYLPTVLYSGAIVFNQLFDIQGITGLNYFATIALIVSVIAIVGAIYAVKGGLKAVAVSDTLNGVGLLVGGLLIPILALVKLGHGSISMGISEMFINHPEKLNAVGNKHSAVPFAVIFTGMLFNNLYYWCTNQMIIQRTFGAKNLKEGQKGVLYAGCLKLLGPFILVFPGVIAFHLIPGLSNGDLAYPALVGLVLPKPLVGFFAAVLFGAILSSFNSALNSTSTIFALNLYKPKLEARGEDASDEKVIAMGKRVGIALTVLSICVAPFIMYFKGGLYGFLQEMNGFYSAPLFAVVLVGFFTRRATAKAAKATMLLHIVFYGLYEIIKPDINFLHILGIMLPLEVLLMVYMTKKNPRPEPYTFKRKEAPVEMTPWKYRYHLSAVICIVFVLYYVLFSRIGLLHY; from the coding sequence TTGTTTACAGTAATTTCGTTTTTATTTTTCACATTTTTAGTAGCTTTCTTTTCATACCGTATTTGTAAGGGTGAAGATACAGAAACAAATGATGGTTACTTTTTAGGTGGGCGTGATTTAACAGGGGTTTTTATAGCAGGTTCTTTGATGTTAACAAATTTATCATCAGAACAGATAATAGGTCAAAATGGTATATCTTATTCTAGTTCAATAAGTGTTATAGCTTATGAAATAGGGGCAGCAGTTACACTTGTACTTTTTGCTTTAATATTTTTACCAAAATATTTAAGAGCAGGAATTACAACAGTTCCAGATTTCCTAGAAGAAAGATTTGACGGTGGATTTAGAAAAATTATTTCAATGGTATTTGTTGTAAGTTATGTTTTAACTTACTTACCGACAGTTCTTTATAGTGGAGCAATAGTATTTAATCAGTTATTTGATATTCAAGGAATAACAGGACTTAACTACTTTGCAACTATAGCCTTAATTGTATCTGTAATAGCAATAGTTGGAGCTATTTATGCAGTAAAAGGTGGATTGAAAGCAGTAGCAGTATCAGATACCTTAAATGGTGTAGGTTTACTAGTTGGTGGATTATTAATACCAATCTTAGCTTTAGTGAAGTTAGGACATGGAAGTATTTCAATGGGTATTTCAGAAATGTTTATAAATCATCCAGAAAAGTTAAATGCAGTTGGAAATAAACATTCAGCAGTACCTTTTGCAGTAATATTTACAGGAATGTTATTTAATAATCTATATTACTGGTGTACAAACCAAATGATCATTCAAAGAACTTTTGGAGCTAAGAATCTAAAAGAAGGTCAAAAAGGGGTTTTATATGCAGGATGTTTAAAATTACTTGGACCATTTATCTTAGTTTTCCCAGGGGTTATAGCATTTCACTTAATTCCAGGATTATCAAATGGAGATTTAGCTTATCCAGCTTTAGTAGGTTTAGTTTTACCTAAACCATTGGTAGGATTCTTTGCAGCAGTATTATTTGGAGCTATATTAAGTTCATTTAACTCTGCACTTAATAGTACTTCTACAATATTTGCTTTAAATCTTTATAAACCTAAATTAGAAGCTAGAGGAGAAGACGCTAGTGACGAGAAAGTAATAGCTATGGGTAAAAGAGTTGGAATAGCTCTAACAGTATTATCTATCTGTGTAGCTCCTTTCATTATGTACTTTAAAGGTGGACTATATGGATTCTTACAAGAAATGAATGGATTCTATTCAGCTCCATTATTTGCAGTAGTTTTAGTAGGATTCTTTACAAGAAGAGCAACAGCAAAAGCAGCAAAAGCAACTATGCTTTTACATATAGTTTTCTACGGATTATATGAAATCATAAAACCAGATATAAATTTCTTACACATACTTGGAATAATGCTTCCACTAGAAGTTTTATTAATGGTATATATGACTAAGAAAAATCCTAGACCAGAACCTTATACATTTAAAAGAAAAGAGGCTCCAGTGGAAATGACACCTTGGAAATATAGATATCATTTATCAGCAGTAATTTGTATAGTATTTGTTCTATATTATGTACTATTCTCTAGAATAGGATTATTACATTATTAA
- a CDS encoding 5-deoxy-glucuronate isomerase: protein MIKYQPNNKLVNGFNTVVREEDHTQNMLMDFDVYKGEKGEELEIYSLTKETAVILFQGEIKIYWEKEEYQAKRGNVFDFGPHVLHVCKDKKIIVKFLEETEIGIQKTTNEKEFESKLYTPEDCVDNIFGKDGMDGTARRLVRDVFKYENAPYSNMVMGEVITYPGKWSSYPPHSHTQPEVYFYKFTKPQGFGAGFVGENVFKIKDNSSLLITGDLTHPQTSAPGYGMYYCWMIRHLENNPWTKRVDDEAHTWLLDSNAKIWPNK, encoded by the coding sequence ATGATTAAATATCAACCAAATAACAAATTGGTAAATGGATTTAATACAGTTGTAAGAGAAGAAGATCATACTCAAAATATGTTAATGGATTTTGATGTATATAAGGGTGAGAAAGGTGAAGAGCTAGAAATATATAGCTTAACTAAAGAAACTGCAGTAATCTTATTCCAAGGTGAAATTAAAATTTATTGGGAAAAAGAAGAATACCAAGCAAAAAGAGGAAATGTTTTTGATTTTGGACCTCATGTCTTACATGTTTGTAAAGATAAGAAAATTATAGTTAAATTTCTAGAAGAAACAGAAATAGGAATTCAAAAAACTACAAATGAAAAAGAATTTGAATCAAAATTATATACTCCTGAAGATTGTGTAGATAATATTTTTGGGAAAGATGGAATGGATGGAACTGCAAGAAGATTAGTTAGAGATGTATTTAAATATGAAAATGCACCTTATTCTAATATGGTAATGGGAGAAGTAATAACTTATCCAGGAAAATGGTCAAGTTATCCTCCACATTCACACACACAACCAGAGGTATATTTCTATAAATTTACTAAACCACAAGGGTTTGGAGCAGGATTTGTAGGAGAAAATGTATTTAAAATAAAGGATAATTCATCTCTATTAATTACAGGTGATTTAACACATCCTCAAACTTCAGCACCAGGTTATGGAATGTATTATTGTTGGATGATAAGACATTTGGAAAATAATCCATGGACAAAAAGAGTAGACGATGAGGCTCATACTTGGTTGTTGGATTCTAATGCTAAAATATGGCCTAACAAATAA
- the iolG gene encoding inositol 2-dehydrogenase, producing the protein MKKVKFGIVGLGRLGIKHAENIAFAIPEAELVAVCGLDDSILERVKKEWGVEYTYKNYDEMINNKELDAIFVSSPSGLHCEQIEKALKAGKHVFSEKPLGTTVEECKIAEKAVENYGKDLIFMLGFMRRFDPSYKYAKEMVKAGKIGKPFMFRSYSQDPESSIEGAIAYAGHSGGEFLDMSVHDIDLARWFMEDEPSQVWAIGGCYKHPEFGQYNDGDNVSALMKFKNGGMGFLFAGRTAPHGYNVESEIIGTEGILRIGSVPQKNLVEILDNSGVRKECSQDFLERFKESYVNELKEFVDCVINNRKPEVTVYDGTNCTKVAYACKESFETGKLVDIK; encoded by the coding sequence ATGAAAAAAGTTAAGTTTGGAATTGTAGGATTAGGGAGATTAGGAATTAAACATGCTGAAAATATAGCTTTCGCAATTCCAGAAGCTGAATTAGTTGCAGTTTGTGGGTTAGACGATAGTATTCTTGAAAGAGTAAAAAAAGAATGGGGAGTAGAATATACATATAAAAATTATGATGAGATGATTAATAATAAAGAATTAGATGCAATATTTGTTTCATCACCATCAGGGTTACATTGTGAGCAAATTGAAAAAGCATTAAAAGCTGGAAAACATGTTTTTTCTGAAAAACCACTAGGAACAACAGTTGAAGAATGTAAAATAGCTGAAAAAGCAGTGGAAAATTATGGGAAAGATTTGATATTTATGCTTGGATTTATGAGAAGATTTGATCCATCATATAAATATGCTAAAGAAATGGTAAAAGCTGGGAAAATAGGGAAGCCTTTTATGTTTAGATCATACAGCCAAGATCCAGAATCAAGTATAGAAGGTGCGATAGCTTATGCAGGACATTCAGGTGGAGAGTTCTTAGATATGTCAGTTCATGATATTGACTTAGCAAGATGGTTTATGGAAGATGAACCTTCACAAGTATGGGCAATAGGAGGTTGTTACAAACATCCAGAGTTTGGTCAATACAATGATGGAGACAATGTTTCAGCTCTTATGAAGTTTAAAAATGGAGGAATGGGATTCTTATTTGCAGGAAGAACAGCACCTCATGGATACAATGTAGAAAGTGAGATTATAGGAACAGAAGGAATTTTAAGAATAGGAAGTGTTCCACAAAAAAATCTAGTTGAAATTCTAGATAATAGTGGAGTTAGAAAAGAATGTTCTCAAGATTTCCTAGAAAGATTTAAGGAATCATATGTTAATGAATTAAAAGAATTTGTAGATTGTGTAATAAATAATAGAAAACCTGAAGTAACAGTTTATGATGGAACTAATTGTACAAAGGTAGCTTATGCTTGTAAAGAATCATTTGAAACAGGAAAGCTAGTAGATATAAAATAG
- a CDS encoding class II fructose-bisphosphate aldolase — MPLVKSKTLLENAHAGKYGVGAFNVANMEMIIGAIKAAEELQAPIILQIAEVRLNYSPLDLIGPMMVAAAQQARVPVAVHLDHGLTIETVKKALDIGFSSVMIDGSKLPIEENIKLTKKVVEMAKKYKANVEAEIGIVGGSEDGTEANKVKYTDLREAIRLAKETGIDAMAVAIGNAHGVYKEEPKLNFEILEKIHESVGDTRLVLHGGSGICEEDFKKTIENGITKLNVATATFLSVYDKVKEKNDEITNYFQLSEAEVEGAYLNVKKHIKIFGTENKAN, encoded by the coding sequence ATGCCTTTAGTAAAATCAAAAACATTATTGGAAAATGCTCATGCTGGAAAATATGGAGTAGGTGCTTTTAATGTGGCTAATATGGAAATGATAATTGGAGCAATTAAAGCAGCTGAAGAATTACAAGCTCCAATAATACTACAAATAGCAGAAGTTCGTTTAAACTATTCACCACTTGACTTAATAGGGCCTATGATGGTAGCAGCAGCTCAACAAGCAAGAGTTCCTGTAGCTGTCCATTTGGATCATGGGTTAACTATTGAAACAGTGAAAAAAGCATTGGATATTGGTTTCTCATCAGTTATGATAGATGGATCAAAACTTCCAATAGAAGAAAATATAAAATTAACAAAAAAAGTAGTTGAAATGGCTAAAAAATATAAGGCCAATGTTGAAGCTGAAATAGGTATTGTTGGTGGTAGTGAAGATGGGACAGAAGCAAATAAAGTAAAATATACTGACTTAAGGGAAGCTATAAGATTAGCCAAAGAAACTGGAATAGATGCTATGGCAGTGGCTATTGGAAACGCTCATGGTGTATATAAAGAAGAACCAAAATTAAATTTTGAGATACTAGAAAAAATACACGAATCAGTTGGAGATACAAGGTTAGTTTTACATGGTGGAAGTGGTATATGTGAGGAAGATTTCAAAAAAACTATAGAAAATGGTATAACAAAATTAAATGTTGCTACAGCCACTTTTTTATCAGTTTATGATAAAGTTAAAGAAAAAAATGATGAAATTACAAATTATTTTCAATTAAGCGAAGCTGAAGTAGAGGGAGCTTATTTAAACGTAAAAAAACATATAAAAATTTTTGGAACTGAGAATAAAGCTAATTAA
- a CDS encoding iron-containing alcohol dehydrogenase: MANIFQIPKQIIAGKEALQLSKVNLKTFGKKVLIVTDDVMVKLGNVKKLEDVLKEVEVECVIYSGVNGEPTDKMVEEGIKIYKEEKCEFLIAIGGGSPIDTMKAVGAMITNPGNIRDYNGKIIENEPPVLVAIPTTAGTGSEATKVTIITDTENNIKMLLQGGKLIPTLAIVDPVFTLTAPKGITAATGVDALTHAIEAYTSKKSFPLTDTFAISAVKKLFDNLVKVYKDGSDIKSREIVATAATEAGIAFNNSSVTIVHGMSRPIGALFHVPHGLSNAVLLEKCLVFLKSGAIDKLVDLSKAIGVYTSEMTDEEAANKFIEAVSQLLKDLEIPTLEDLNIDKNVFFENIDKMANDALASGSPANTRKSVSHKDIVSIYQELWG, encoded by the coding sequence ATGGCGAATATATTTCAAATTCCTAAACAAATTATAGCAGGGAAAGAGGCATTACAATTATCAAAAGTTAATTTAAAAACTTTTGGGAAAAAAGTTTTAATTGTTACAGACGATGTTATGGTTAAATTGGGAAATGTAAAAAAATTAGAAGATGTTTTAAAAGAAGTGGAAGTAGAATGTGTTATTTATTCAGGTGTAAACGGGGAACCTACAGATAAAATGGTTGAAGAAGGAATAAAAATTTACAAGGAAGAAAAATGTGAATTTTTAATAGCAATAGGTGGAGGAAGCCCAATAGATACAATGAAAGCAGTGGGAGCAATGATAACTAATCCTGGAAATATAAGGGATTATAATGGAAAAATTATAGAAAATGAGCCTCCTGTTTTAGTTGCTATTCCAACAACAGCAGGAACAGGATCAGAAGCTACAAAGGTTACTATAATAACAGATACAGAAAACAATATAAAAATGTTATTACAAGGTGGAAAACTAATACCTACTTTGGCTATAGTGGATCCTGTATTTACATTAACTGCTCCAAAGGGAATAACAGCAGCTACTGGTGTAGATGCCTTAACTCATGCAATAGAAGCTTATACTTCTAAAAAATCCTTTCCATTAACTGATACATTTGCTATATCAGCAGTTAAAAAATTATTTGATAATTTAGTAAAAGTTTATAAAGATGGTTCAGATATAAAAAGTAGAGAAATAGTTGCAACAGCTGCTACAGAAGCAGGGATTGCTTTTAATAACTCTTCAGTAACAATAGTTCATGGGATGAGTAGACCCATAGGAGCTTTATTTCATGTTCCTCATGGTTTATCAAATGCAGTATTACTTGAAAAATGTTTAGTATTCTTAAAATCAGGAGCTATAGATAAGTTAGTTGATTTATCAAAAGCCATAGGAGTTTATACTTCAGAAATGACAGATGAAGAAGCTGCTAATAAATTTATAGAAGCAGTAAGCCAATTACTTAAAGATTTAGAAATCCCAACTTTAGAAGATTTAAACATAGATAAAAATGTATTTTTTGAAAATATAGATAAAATGGCTAATGATGCGCTAGCTAGTGGAAGTCCAGCTAATACTAGAAAATCAGTGTCTCACAAAGATATTGTATCTATTTATCAAGAGTTGTGGGGATAG
- a CDS encoding DeoR/GlpR family DNA-binding transcription regulator, with translation MKYERTKKIEEYILEKKSVKMDKLCEVFNVSPNTIRRDIKEILKKGTIEKVYGGVTAASNETLVSFKERKIINQNLKSKIALKASEFVNDNDIIYVDSGTTTVHMVDGLKNKSVTVFTNNLNFIIQALPYANIKIIALSGSLDRAVNSFVGQESIDFLKNLNIQKAFMATTGVAMNIGITNASIKESGVKETAINQSSEIFLLMDSSKFSSLGLVTYAQFSDIDFLLTDFAPKEYVDFLKEKNIKLEIC, from the coding sequence ATGAAATACGAAAGAACAAAGAAAATAGAAGAATATATTCTAGAAAAAAAATCAGTTAAAATGGATAAACTTTGTGAAGTATTCAATGTTTCGCCAAATACTATCAGAAGAGACATTAAAGAAATTCTAAAAAAAGGAACTATTGAAAAAGTTTACGGAGGAGTTACAGCTGCTTCTAATGAAACCTTAGTCTCTTTTAAAGAAAGAAAAATAATTAATCAAAATTTGAAATCTAAAATTGCTTTAAAAGCAAGTGAATTTGTCAATGATAATGATATTATATACGTTGATTCTGGAACCACAACTGTTCATATGGTTGATGGTTTAAAAAATAAATCTGTTACAGTTTTTACAAATAATTTGAATTTTATAATTCAAGCTCTGCCCTATGCAAATATTAAAATAATAGCTTTATCAGGTTCTCTTGACAGAGCTGTAAATTCCTTTGTAGGGCAAGAATCAATTGATTTTTTAAAAAATTTAAATATACAAAAAGCTTTTATGGCAACTACTGGAGTTGCTATGAATATTGGTATTACAAATGCTTCTATAAAAGAATCTGGAGTTAAAGAAACAGCTATTAATCAAAGTTCTGAAATATTTTTACTTATGGATAGTTCTAAATTTTCTTCTTTAGGTCTTGTTACATATGCACAATTTTCAGACATTGATTTTTTATTAACTGATTTTGCTCCAAAAGAATATGTTGATTTTTTAAAAGAAAAAAATATAAAATTAGAAATTTGTTAA
- the mgsA gene encoding methylglyoxal synthase translates to MEKKIALIAHDKKKDELVDFVKKHKDFFSQYELVGTGTTGTRIIQATDLNVVRYLSGPMGGDQQVGAEIANENILAVFFFRDPLSAMPHEPDVQALIRLSDVHKIPVATNSKTAELLIKGLKA, encoded by the coding sequence ATGGAAAAAAAGATTGCTTTAATTGCTCATGACAAAAAAAAGGATGAATTAGTTGATTTTGTAAAAAAACATAAAGATTTTTTTTCACAATATGAACTTGTTGGAACAGGAACAACTGGAACTAGAATTATTCAAGCTACTGATTTAAATGTTGTTAGATATTTATCTGGCCCAATGGGTGGAGATCAACAAGTTGGAGCTGAAATAGCTAACGAGAATATTTTAGCTGTTTTCTTTTTTAGAGATCCTCTATCTGCCATGCCACATGAACCAGATGTGCAAGCTCTAATACGTTTATCAGATGTTCATAAAATTCCTGTTGCTACTAATTCTAAAACAGCAGAACTATTAATTAAAGGTCTAAAAGCTTAA
- a CDS encoding iron-containing alcohol dehydrogenase: MLNFNYNIPTKIFFGRNKIEVLAREIKNYGNKVLFVYGGRSIKRNGLYNKITNILNENNINFWELGGVDPNPRLSSVKSGIKLCRENKIELILAVGGGSTIDCAKVIGAGYYYDGDAWDIVMDSRKIKKVLPIASVLTLAATGSEMDSGAVITNMETNEKIATIHDGMAPKFSILDPTYTFSVPKNQTAAGVADIMSHIFEVYFSNTKEAYLQNRMGEALLKTCINYGKKAIDCPENYEARSNLMWTASLAINGLLSYGKETEWSVHAMEHELSAFYDITHGVGLAILTPYWMEYALNGFTVDKFVEYGVNVWGLDANDEKYEIAHNAIRKTREYFNLLGMPSSLKEVEIDDEKLEKMAKQATIRGKLGNFKVLEAEDVLNIYKSAL, encoded by the coding sequence ATGTTAAATTTTAATTATAATATACCAACAAAAATATTTTTTGGTAGAAATAAAATAGAAGTTCTTGCAAGAGAAATAAAAAATTATGGTAATAAAGTATTGTTTGTTTATGGGGGTAGAAGTATAAAAAGAAACGGACTATATAATAAGATTACTAATATTTTAAATGAAAATAATATTAATTTTTGGGAATTAGGGGGAGTAGATCCTAATCCAAGATTGTCAAGTGTAAAAAGTGGGATTAAATTATGTAGAGAAAATAAAATAGAACTAATACTTGCAGTTGGTGGTGGAAGTACAATTGATTGTGCAAAGGTTATAGGTGCAGGGTATTACTATGATGGAGATGCTTGGGATATTGTAATGGATTCTAGAAAGATAAAAAAAGTTCTTCCCATTGCAAGTGTTCTTACATTAGCTGCCACAGGTTCTGAAATGGATTCAGGAGCAGTAATAACTAATATGGAAACAAATGAAAAAATTGCAACTATACACGATGGGATGGCTCCAAAATTTTCAATATTAGATCCAACATATACTTTTTCAGTTCCAAAAAATCAAACTGCAGCAGGAGTAGCAGATATAATGAGTCATATTTTCGAAGTATATTTTAGTAATACTAAAGAAGCTTATTTACAAAATAGAATGGGGGAAGCTCTGTTGAAAACTTGTATAAACTATGGGAAAAAAGCCATTGATTGTCCTGAAAATTATGAAGCAAGATCAAATTTAATGTGGACTGCGAGTCTTGCTATAAATGGTCTTTTAAGTTATGGAAAAGAAACTGAATGGAGTGTTCATGCAATGGAACATGAATTAAGTGCATTTTATGATATTACCCATGGAGTTGGTTTGGCTATATTGACACCTTATTGGATGGAGTATGCTTTAAATGGTTTTACAGTAGATAAATTTGTTGAATATGGGGTTAATGTATGGGGACTTGACGCTAATGATGAAAAATATGAAATAGCACATAATGCCATAAGAAAAACAAGGGAATATTTTAATTTGTTGGGAATGCCTTCTTCATTAAAAGAAGTAGAAATAGATGATGAAAAATTGGAAAAAATGGCAAAACAGGCTACTATAAGGGGAAAATTAGGAAATTTCAAAGTATTGGAAGCAGAGGATGTATTAAATATCTATAAATCAGCTTTATAA
- a CDS encoding SemiSWEET transporter, translating to MEILGLIAAILTTVSFLPQVIQVVKTKNTKSISLGMYLMFVLGVVLWAIYGFLMKDRPVFIANLITFCLSFIILIYKLKEVKDIKKD from the coding sequence ATGGAAATTTTAGGATTGATAGCGGCTATTCTAACAACAGTATCATTTTTGCCACAAGTCATACAAGTGGTTAAAACTAAAAATACTAAAAGTATTTCACTTGGTATGTATTTAATGTTTGTTTTAGGAGTTGTATTATGGGCGATATACGGCTTTTTAATGAAAGACAGACCTGTTTTTATAGCTAATCTAATAACTTTTTGTTTATCTTTTATTATCTTGATATATAAATTAAAAGAAGTTAAAGATATTAAAAAAGATTAA